In Deinococcus proteolyticus MRP, a single genomic region encodes these proteins:
- the ilvA gene encoding threonine ammonia-lyase, biosynthetic, which yields MSAPPSQPPSPAGTSFASATPFGMDLVRDVLNSRVYDVAVRTPLQPAPRLSERLGQRVYFKREDQQPVFSFKLRGAYNRMAQLSEAERAAGVICASAGNHAQGVAYSAQQLGVRAVIVMPVTTPDIKVRACRDRGAEVILYGDSFSDAAAHAFEVQAERGLTFIHPFDDPAVIAGQGTVGLELLSQVQEGAYTVFVPVGGGGLIAGVAAFLGTLNPAVRIVGVEPEDSAAMSLSIQAGERVWLKQVGLFVDGVAVKQVGEHTFALCREYVHDWVTVTTDEVCAAIKDVFDDTRSIMEPAGALAVAGLKRYARQLEGTGQTLVALTCGANMNFDRLRHVAERAEVGEQKEAVLAVTIPEQPGAFVRFCGALGPLAVTEFNYRYAPRQDARIFVGVQLQRPGDRAAIVQRLEEAGYPVLDLTDDEVAGVHVRHMVGGRAPEALHERLYSFNFPERPGALLEFLLRLGQEWNISLFHYRNHGSDYGRVLAGIQVPLQDLSRFREALAGVGYDFTEQTANPAYRTFLQ from the coding sequence ATGTCTGCACCACCTTCCCAGCCCCCTTCCCCCGCTGGCACCTCCTTTGCTTCTGCCACCCCTTTCGGCATGGACCTGGTCCGTGACGTGCTGAACAGCCGGGTGTACGACGTGGCGGTCCGCACGCCACTGCAGCCCGCTCCCCGCCTCTCCGAGCGGCTGGGGCAGCGGGTGTATTTCAAGCGCGAGGACCAGCAACCGGTCTTCTCGTTCAAGTTGCGCGGCGCCTACAACCGTATGGCGCAGCTCTCCGAGGCCGAGCGGGCGGCCGGGGTCATCTGCGCCTCGGCCGGCAACCACGCGCAGGGCGTGGCCTACTCGGCGCAGCAGCTGGGCGTGCGGGCCGTCATCGTGATGCCCGTGACCACCCCCGACATCAAGGTGCGGGCCTGCCGCGACCGGGGCGCCGAGGTGATTCTCTACGGCGACTCGTTCAGCGACGCGGCCGCCCATGCGTTTGAGGTGCAGGCGGAGCGCGGCCTGACCTTTATTCACCCCTTCGACGACCCGGCCGTGATCGCGGGCCAGGGAACGGTGGGCCTGGAACTGCTTTCACAGGTGCAGGAGGGCGCCTACACCGTGTTCGTGCCGGTGGGCGGGGGCGGGCTGATTGCAGGTGTGGCCGCCTTTTTAGGCACGCTGAACCCGGCGGTGCGGATTGTGGGCGTGGAGCCTGAGGACAGCGCCGCCATGAGCCTCAGCATTCAGGCGGGCGAGCGGGTCTGGCTGAAGCAGGTGGGCCTGTTCGTAGACGGGGTGGCCGTCAAGCAGGTGGGCGAACATACCTTCGCGCTGTGCCGCGAGTATGTCCATGACTGGGTCACCGTGACCACCGACGAGGTCTGCGCCGCCATCAAGGACGTGTTCGACGATACCCGCTCCATCATGGAGCCGGCCGGGGCGCTGGCGGTGGCGGGCCTCAAGCGCTACGCCCGGCAGCTGGAGGGTACGGGCCAGACGCTGGTGGCCCTGACCTGCGGAGCCAACATGAACTTTGACCGCCTGCGCCACGTGGCCGAGCGGGCGGAGGTGGGCGAGCAAAAAGAAGCCGTGCTGGCAGTCACCATCCCAGAGCAGCCCGGCGCCTTTGTGCGCTTTTGCGGGGCGCTGGGGCCGCTTGCCGTCACCGAGTTCAACTACCGCTACGCTCCGCGCCAGGACGCCCGCATTTTTGTGGGGGTACAGCTGCAGCGCCCCGGTGACCGCGCCGCCATCGTGCAGCGGCTGGAAGAGGCCGGCTACCCGGTGCTGGACCTGACGGACGACGAGGTCGCCGGGGTGCATGTGCGCCACATGGTGGGCGGCCGCGCCCCCGAAGCCCTGCACGAACGGCTCTACTCGTTTAACTTCCCCGAGCGGCCCGGTGCCCTGCTGGAGTTTTTGCTGCGGCTGGGCCAGGAGTGGAATATCAGTCTGTTTCACTACCGCAATCACGGCTCGGACTATGGGCGCGTGCTGGCCGGCATACAGGTGCCGCTGCAGGACCTGTCCCGCTTCCGTGAGGCGCTGGCCGGTGTGGGCTACGACTTTACCGAGCAGACCGCGAACCCAGCCTACCGGACCTTCTTGCAGTAA
- a CDS encoding phosphatidate cytidylyltransferase, translating to METLSSRVSTAVIGFLVVSAIVYLGWWAMLPALLLVSVMGLFEYVRMLDYNDIDVRRGTLAVFGSAILIASLPMLPDTPWPGGSWREAVLTVAVGYLLVIEVIRPGERPLERIVYSLFGLLYIPWLLGYFLMLRYTPDSELGLLYFALPLLATFAADIGGFFGGYTFGRRKLAPEISPAKTVEGAISGLLFSFVVIAVLTEFVYPIWTPAEAFLYAMLVASASQLGDLAESLIKRALKTKDSGTSLPGHGGFLDRLDSLLFAVPATYLYLHISLLGG from the coding sequence TTGGAAACCCTGAGCAGCCGTGTCAGCACCGCCGTCATCGGCTTTCTGGTGGTCAGCGCCATCGTCTACCTGGGCTGGTGGGCCATGCTGCCCGCGCTGCTGCTGGTCTCGGTCATGGGCCTGTTCGAGTATGTCCGGATGCTGGACTACAACGACATCGACGTGCGGCGCGGCACGCTGGCGGTGTTCGGCAGCGCCATCCTGATTGCCAGCCTGCCGATGCTGCCCGACACCCCCTGGCCGGGCGGTTCGTGGCGCGAGGCCGTGCTGACCGTAGCGGTGGGATACCTGCTGGTGATTGAGGTCATCAGGCCCGGTGAGCGCCCGCTGGAGCGCATCGTGTACTCGCTGTTCGGGCTGCTCTATATCCCCTGGCTGCTGGGCTACTTCCTGATGCTGCGCTACACCCCCGACAGCGAACTGGGACTGCTGTATTTTGCGCTGCCGCTGCTGGCAACCTTCGCGGCCGATATCGGCGGGTTCTTCGGGGGGTACACTTTCGGGCGGCGCAAGCTGGCCCCCGAAATCAGCCCGGCCAAGACGGTGGAAGGCGCCATCAGCGGGCTGCTGTTCAGCTTCGTGGTGATTGCCGTGCTGACCGAGTTCGTGTATCCCATCTGGACTCCGGCGGAAGCCTTCTTGTACGCCATGCTGGTGGCCAGCGCTTCTCAGCTGGGCGACCTGGCCGAAAGCCTGATCAAGCGGGCGCTGAAGACCAAGGACAGCGGCACCAGCCTGCCCGGCCACGGTGGCTTTCTGGACCGCCTGGACAGCCTGCTGTTTGCCGTACCGGCCACTTACCTGTACCTCCACATCAGCCTGCTGGGGGGCTGA
- the frr gene encoding ribosome recycling factor, giving the protein MSDTNSIYKDARERMGKSIEALESNLGVLRTGRANPGILKKVMVEYFGSTMPIDQVASINAPDARTLTVTPWDRGALNPIEKAIRDSDLGLNPNNKGDMIFISIPALTEERRKEMVKNAKSYAEEARISIRNVRKSALDEVKKLDDLGEDEVKRAEAEVQKITDEYVKKVDEVFDRKEAEILG; this is encoded by the coding sequence ATGAGCGACACGAACAGCATCTACAAGGACGCCCGCGAACGCATGGGCAAAAGCATCGAGGCGCTGGAAAGCAACCTGGGCGTGCTGCGCACAGGCCGCGCCAACCCCGGCATCCTGAAAAAGGTGATGGTGGAGTACTTTGGTTCCACCATGCCGATTGACCAGGTGGCCAGCATCAACGCCCCCGATGCCCGCACCCTGACCGTGACCCCTTGGGACCGGGGCGCGCTGAATCCCATCGAAAAGGCCATCCGCGACTCGGACCTGGGCCTGAACCCCAACAACAAGGGCGACATGATTTTTATTTCCATCCCGGCGCTGACCGAGGAGCGCCGCAAGGAAATGGTCAAGAACGCCAAGAGCTACGCTGAAGAAGCCCGCATCAGCATCCGCAACGTGCGCAAGTCCGCTCTCGACGAGGTCAAGAAGCTGGACGACCTGGGTGAGGACGAAGTGAAACGCGCCGAAGCCGAAGTACAGAAAATCACTGACGAGTACGTGAAGAAGGTGGACGAGGTCTTCGACCGCAAGGAAGCCGAGATTCTGGGCTGA
- the pyrH gene encoding UMP kinase — MFKRVLLKLSGEFLSDDSGFGINPDTTRQLAQLIISALDGTEVELAVVIGGGNLWRGARNGKGMDPATADYIGMLGTVMNAMALQDAMEAAGKPTRVMSAIAMQAVAEPYIRRRAIRHLEKDRVVIFGGGNGAPFFTTDTTSTLRALEIGADVVLMAKNKVDGVYDKDPQKHADAVRFDELTHMDVVEQRLAVMDATALTLCMDKGLPIVVFDIFQEGNLRRLFEGQRVGTLISTPGAGTAAQG; from the coding sequence ATGTTCAAACGAGTTCTGCTGAAACTCTCCGGCGAGTTCCTGTCGGACGACTCCGGCTTCGGTATCAACCCCGACACGACCCGGCAGCTGGCGCAGCTGATTATCAGTGCGCTGGACGGCACCGAGGTGGAGCTGGCCGTGGTGATTGGCGGCGGCAACCTGTGGCGCGGCGCACGCAACGGCAAGGGCATGGACCCTGCCACGGCCGACTACATCGGCATGCTGGGCACCGTGATGAACGCGATGGCCCTGCAAGACGCCATGGAAGCGGCCGGCAAGCCCACCCGCGTGATGAGCGCCATCGCCATGCAGGCTGTGGCCGAGCCCTACATCCGCCGCCGGGCGATTCGCCACCTGGAAAAAGACCGCGTGGTGATTTTCGGCGGGGGCAACGGTGCGCCCTTTTTCACCACCGACACCACCTCGACCCTGCGTGCCCTGGAAATCGGCGCCGACGTGGTGCTGATGGCCAAGAACAAGGTGGACGGCGTGTACGACAAGGACCCGCAGAAGCACGCGGACGCCGTACGCTTCGACGAACTGACCCATATGGACGTGGTGGAACAGCGCCTGGCCGTGATGGACGCTACGGCACTGACCCTGTGCATGGACAAGGGCCTGCCTATCGTGGTGTTCGACATTTTCCAGGAGGGCAACCTGCGCCGGCTGTTCGAAGGGCAACGGGTGGGCACCCTGATCAGCACGCCCGGAGCCGGCACGGCGGCCCAGGGCTGA